The following coding sequences lie in one Mucilaginibacter sp. KACC 22773 genomic window:
- the rpiB gene encoding ribose 5-phosphate isomerase B encodes MKEGLKIAIGADHAGFDYKQALSADIPAEQLKDFGTYSNTSVDYPDFAHPVALAVESGECDLGVLVCGSANGVAITANKHQGIRAAICWNEELAVLARSHNNANIVCIPARFISIDEAKKIIEAFFTTEFEGGRHATRVGKISC; translated from the coding sequence ATGAAAGAAGGGCTTAAAATTGCCATCGGCGCCGATCATGCCGGTTTTGATTATAAACAAGCTTTATCCGCCGATATTCCGGCTGAGCAGCTAAAAGATTTCGGTACCTATTCCAATACCTCTGTTGATTACCCCGATTTTGCGCACCCCGTAGCGTTGGCAGTTGAAAGTGGAGAGTGCGACCTGGGCGTACTGGTTTGCGGCAGCGCCAACGGCGTAGCCATTACAGCCAACAAACACCAGGGCATCCGAGCCGCCATCTGCTGGAACGAAGAACTTGCTGTGCTGGCCCGTAGCCACAATAACGCCAACATTGTATGTATCCCCGCCCGCTTCATCAGCATTGATGAGGCTAAAAAAATTATTGAAGCATTTTTCACCACCGAATTTGAAGGCGGCCGCCACGCTACCAGGGTAGGGAAAATTTCCTGTTAA
- a CDS encoding M28 family peptidase produces the protein MKKVTLLAFSAAIAVSACAQQNPTAMKYGKLITAEDAKKHLSILASDEFEGRETGKPGAEKAANYIAGEFKKIGLQAPVNGSYFFNVPLVQSALKVSAFAVNGKPFVLGQDFIPNGTVPDKNVSGSEVVFVGFGTESEIGSTDLAGKVVLWINEDKPEEGKTPNVAVRMTTARLKVFANLQSKKPAIILAANGDLTALLKRFGRSIASPRLTIKEDAAKANAGVPVFHVTTAIADELVKSTGKTYGDLKTAAATTPVVTAKADFTANFSNERTDVKAVDVVGFMPGTDLKDEVLVFSAHYDHIGLETDPNAKDKVNNGADDDGSGTTGILEIARAFSKAKKDGHGPRRSVLFLGNVGEEKGLLGSEYYTDHPIYPLANTITDLNVDMIGRVGEEYIGKPDSANYVYSIGSAMLSKELHDIGEKANNTYTHLKLDYKYDDPNDPNRFYYRSDHYNFAKHGVPIIFYFNGVHADYHQPGDEVSKINFPLLAKRAQLVFYTGWDLANRDKRPVVDGAK, from the coding sequence ATGAAAAAAGTAACATTACTGGCGTTTTCCGCAGCGATTGCGGTAAGTGCCTGTGCACAGCAAAACCCTACTGCCATGAAGTACGGGAAGCTGATTACGGCCGAGGACGCCAAAAAACACTTAAGTATCCTGGCGTCCGACGAATTTGAAGGCCGGGAAACCGGCAAGCCTGGTGCCGAGAAAGCCGCAAACTACATAGCGGGCGAATTTAAAAAAATAGGATTGCAGGCCCCGGTAAACGGATCGTATTTCTTTAACGTACCCCTGGTACAAAGCGCGTTAAAAGTATCGGCCTTTGCTGTTAATGGCAAACCATTTGTTTTAGGGCAGGATTTTATACCTAACGGCACTGTGCCTGATAAAAATGTAAGCGGCAGCGAAGTAGTATTTGTAGGCTTCGGCACAGAAAGCGAAATTGGATCAACCGATCTTGCAGGCAAAGTTGTGTTGTGGATAAACGAGGACAAACCCGAAGAAGGTAAAACACCAAATGTGGCCGTACGCATGACCACCGCCCGTTTAAAAGTGTTTGCCAACCTGCAAAGCAAAAAACCCGCGATTATTTTGGCCGCCAACGGCGATTTAACTGCCTTACTTAAACGTTTTGGCAGAAGCATCGCAAGCCCGCGTTTAACTATTAAAGAAGACGCAGCCAAAGCCAACGCCGGTGTGCCTGTTTTTCATGTAACTACAGCGATAGCTGATGAATTGGTGAAATCAACAGGAAAAACTTACGGCGATTTAAAAACCGCAGCAGCCACTACACCTGTTGTAACCGCAAAGGCCGATTTTACAGCCAATTTTTCGAATGAGCGCACCGATGTTAAAGCCGTTGACGTTGTAGGGTTTATGCCAGGCACCGATTTAAAAGATGAAGTGCTGGTATTTTCGGCTCATTATGACCACATTGGATTAGAAACTGATCCAAATGCTAAAGACAAGGTAAATAATGGTGCTGATGACGATGGGTCGGGCACTACAGGCATCCTCGAAATTGCAAGGGCGTTTTCGAAAGCTAAAAAGGATGGCCATGGCCCACGCCGCAGTGTTTTATTTTTAGGCAACGTTGGTGAAGAGAAAGGTCTTTTAGGCTCTGAATACTATACCGATCATCCTATTTATCCGTTGGCCAATACCATTACCGATTTAAATGTTGATATGATTGGCCGTGTAGGCGAAGAGTACATCGGCAAACCAGATTCTGCAAATTACGTATATTCTATCGGCTCGGCTATGTTGAGCAAGGAGTTGCACGATATTGGCGAAAAGGCAAACAATACTTACACCCACCTGAAATTGGATTACAAATATGATGACCCTAATGATCCTAACCGTTTTTACTACCGCAGCGATCATTACAACTTTGCAAAACATGGCGTGCCAATCATTTTCTACTTCAACGGCGTACATGCCGATTACCATCAGCCGGGCGATGAAGTAAGCAAAATTAACTTCCCGTTACTGGCCAAACGCGCGCAATTGGTGTTTTACACCGGTTGGGACTTAGCCAATCGTGATAAAAGACCGGTTGTTGATGGGGCTAAATAG
- a CDS encoding LutB/LldF family L-lactate oxidation iron-sulfur protein — translation MGSTAEEFLVASAEKVFDADHRRIINNSIDKYNAAAASGISRIANLDNAKKKGHVIKWKVMENLDKFLPEFEANFQRRGGKVIWANDAEEANREILNIIQKAKAKTVVKSKSMVTEEIHLNEFLKENHIESLETDLGEYIVQLLGQAPYHIVTPAMHLSKEDIAKLFNQHFGTPLDATAEELTLKARELLRDKYLLADVGITGANFLLADTGSVAISENEGNARLCTTFPRIHIAVVGIEKVIPSITDLDLFWPMLSTHGTGQNLTVYNTILNGPRQANETDGPEEMYVVLLDNGRTNLLAQKEQRQGLYCIRCGACLNVCPVYQNVGGHTYNTTYSGPIGAIITPHTDGMEEFKHLSYASSLCGRCTEVCPVKIDIHKMLLLNRRDAVNGGLVTAKERWGWAIWKKGMLKRSMTDFFGGKMKNFFLRFFFKNTWGHLREMPEVAEKSFTRQWQEKHQGEE, via the coding sequence ATGGGAAGCACTGCCGAGGAATTTTTGGTTGCATCTGCGGAGAAGGTATTTGATGCAGACCACCGCCGTATTATCAATAACAGCATTGATAAGTACAACGCGGCTGCAGCAAGCGGCATATCGCGCATAGCAAATCTGGATAACGCCAAGAAAAAAGGTCATGTAATTAAGTGGAAGGTGATGGAAAACCTGGACAAGTTTTTGCCCGAGTTTGAAGCCAATTTCCAGCGCAGGGGCGGCAAAGTTATCTGGGCTAATGATGCCGAAGAGGCCAACCGCGAAATCCTGAACATTATACAAAAAGCGAAAGCCAAAACGGTTGTAAAGTCCAAATCAATGGTAACTGAAGAAATTCATCTGAATGAATTTTTGAAGGAAAACCACATTGAATCATTAGAAACCGACCTTGGTGAATACATTGTACAGCTATTAGGTCAAGCGCCTTACCATATTGTTACCCCGGCAATGCACCTGAGCAAGGAGGATATTGCCAAACTATTCAATCAGCATTTCGGTACACCTTTAGATGCCACGGCCGAAGAGTTAACCCTCAAAGCACGGGAATTACTGCGGGACAAATACCTGCTGGCCGATGTTGGCATAACCGGCGCCAACTTCCTGCTGGCCGATACGGGCAGCGTAGCCATCAGCGAAAATGAAGGAAATGCCCGCTTGTGTACCACTTTCCCGAGAATTCACATCGCGGTGGTGGGTATAGAAAAAGTTATCCCCTCTATAACCGATCTTGACTTATTTTGGCCAATGCTGTCAACGCACGGCACGGGGCAAAACCTTACCGTTTACAATACCATATTAAACGGCCCGCGCCAGGCTAATGAAACCGATGGGCCCGAAGAAATGTACGTGGTACTGCTTGATAACGGCCGCACCAACCTGCTGGCCCAAAAAGAGCAACGACAGGGCTTATATTGCATTCGGTGTGGGGCCTGCCTTAATGTATGCCCGGTTTATCAGAATGTTGGTGGCCACACTTACAATACTACTTACAGTGGCCCTATTGGCGCTATTATAACGCCGCATACCGACGGCATGGAGGAGTTTAAACACTTAAGCTACGCATCAAGCCTTTGCGGCCGTTGCACCGAGGTTTGCCCTGTTAAGATAGATATTCACAAAATGCTGCTGCTTAACCGCCGCGACGCGGTTAACGGGGGCCTGGTAACCGCCAAAGAGCGCTGGGGCTGGGCCATCTGGAAAAAAGGAATGCTGAAACGCAGTATGACAGATTTTTTTGGCGGTAAAATGAAAAACTTTTTCCTTCGTTTTTTCTTCAAAAATACCTGGGGCCATTTAAGGGAAATGCCAGAAGTTGCCGAAAAGTCATTTACCAGGCAATGGCAGGAAAAACACCAGGGCGAAGAATAA
- a CDS encoding dihydrofolate reductase family protein: MRKVILNLAMSLDGYIEGPNGEYDWCFADQDYGMTEFLNQADAIFLGRKSYEMFIDTDPGLFAALKMYVFTDTLTSVTGNAEIIRSADFDRRVDEIRHQTGGNIWLFGGAELVAAFVAKKQINEFLLSVHPVILGAGKQLFDVKGRTDLMFLGSETFSSGLVQLRYTFKPQFDQDMIAF; the protein is encoded by the coding sequence ATGCGAAAAGTAATTTTAAACCTGGCCATGAGCCTTGATGGCTACATTGAGGGCCCAAATGGCGAGTACGACTGGTGTTTTGCCGATCAGGATTATGGAATGACGGAATTTTTGAACCAAGCAGACGCCATATTCCTGGGCCGTAAAAGCTATGAAATGTTTATTGACACTGATCCGGGGCTGTTTGCAGCGCTTAAAATGTATGTGTTTACTGATACGCTAACCTCAGTAACAGGCAATGCAGAAATCATTCGGTCGGCAGATTTTGACCGTCGCGTTGACGAAATAAGGCATCAGACAGGGGGAAACATCTGGCTGTTTGGTGGTGCCGAACTGGTGGCAGCATTTGTGGCAAAAAAGCAAATTAATGAGTTTTTACTATCTGTACACCCGGTGATATTGGGCGCAGGCAAGCAACTATTTGATGTTAAAGGCCGTACCGACCTGATGTTCCTGGGCTCCGAAACCTTTTCGAGTGGCCTAGTGCAATTAAGATACACTTTTAAGCCGCAATTTGATCAGGATATGATTGCTTTTTAA
- a CDS encoding HAD family hydrolase, translating into MINTIIFDLGAVLIDWNPHYVYKTIFDDEQEMHDFLANVCTSDWNEEQDAGRSLQEGTDLLVARFPEHEANIRAFYGRWIEMLGEPFHGTVEIFKQLKESSKYKIYALTNWSAETFPFAQARFDFLNWFDGVVVSGTEKMRKPAPEFFQILLDRYNVNPAEAVFIDDNYRNVLASEKMGIKTIHFKSADELAEELRALGVL; encoded by the coding sequence ATGATCAACACCATCATATTCGACCTTGGCGCAGTTTTGATAGACTGGAACCCGCACTACGTTTACAAAACCATATTTGATGACGAGCAGGAAATGCACGATTTTCTGGCCAATGTTTGTACCTCCGACTGGAACGAAGAACAGGATGCCGGCCGCTCGTTACAAGAGGGTACCGATTTGCTGGTAGCCCGGTTTCCGGAACATGAGGCCAATATCAGGGCGTTTTATGGCCGGTGGATAGAAATGCTGGGTGAACCTTTTCATGGCACCGTCGAGATTTTTAAACAGTTAAAGGAGAGTAGTAAATATAAGATCTATGCGCTCACCAATTGGTCGGCAGAGACATTTCCTTTTGCACAGGCCCGGTTTGATTTTTTAAACTGGTTTGATGGTGTAGTGGTATCCGGTACTGAAAAAATGCGTAAGCCGGCACCAGAGTTTTTCCAGATATTGCTCGATAGATATAACGTTAACCCCGCCGAAGCTGTATTTATTGACGACAATTACCGTAACGTTTTGGCATCAGAAAAAATGGGCATCAAAACCATTCATTTTAAATCGGCCGACGAATTAGCGGAAGAATTGAGGGCGTTGGGTGTTTTGTAA
- the thrC gene encoding threonine synthase has translation MKLYSTNNIQSEVSFKDAVFNSMPQDKGLYMPISIPRLSDDFINNLDKYTLPEIAFEVAKNLLGDAMPADDLKALIDDAINFDAPVVKLDDNVHVLELFHGPSLAFKDFGARFMSRVMSYFLEEGEKQLDVLVATSGDTGGAVALGFLGVPNTRVTILYPKGKVSGVQEQQLTTNGQNIRALEVDGTFDDCQALVKQAFTDSELNEKFRLTSANSINIARLVPQTFYYFNAYAQLLRQGVKKVIFSVPSGNFGNIGAGLLAWKMGLPVEKFIAATNANDTVPEFLKTGIYQPKPSVATLSNAMDVGNPSNWVRIADLFKTDMDELKKLVIGFTYNDDETIKAINWVFDTYNYVVCPHTAIAWQALTDYQHDHASADTAGVFLSTAHPCKFPDVFSAEITAKIDVPTQVKELESKTKLAIAISKDFEDFKGYLLNAK, from the coding sequence ATGAAACTCTATAGTACCAATAACATCCAATCAGAAGTATCCTTTAAAGACGCCGTTTTTAACAGCATGCCGCAGGATAAAGGTTTATACATGCCCATTAGCATCCCGCGTTTAAGCGACGATTTTATCAATAACCTGGATAAATATACCCTGCCCGAAATTGCCTTTGAAGTAGCTAAAAATCTTTTAGGCGATGCGATGCCGGCTGATGATTTAAAAGCTTTGATAGATGACGCTATAAACTTTGATGCGCCGGTTGTAAAGCTGGATGATAACGTGCACGTGCTGGAGCTTTTTCACGGCCCATCTTTAGCGTTTAAAGATTTTGGCGCCCGGTTCATGAGCCGTGTAATGAGCTACTTTTTAGAGGAAGGCGAAAAACAGCTGGATGTATTAGTTGCAACAAGCGGCGATACCGGCGGTGCCGTAGCTTTAGGCTTTTTAGGCGTTCCTAATACCAGGGTTACTATCCTTTATCCTAAAGGTAAGGTAAGCGGCGTACAGGAGCAGCAATTAACCACAAACGGGCAAAACATTCGGGCACTGGAGGTTGACGGTACGTTTGATGATTGCCAGGCTTTGGTTAAACAAGCCTTTACCGATTCCGAATTGAACGAAAAATTCCGCCTGACATCCGCCAATTCTATTAATATCGCGCGTTTGGTACCGCAAACCTTTTACTACTTTAACGCTTACGCGCAGTTGCTAAGGCAGGGTGTTAAAAAAGTAATCTTCTCGGTACCCAGTGGAAACTTTGGCAATATCGGTGCCGGTTTGTTAGCCTGGAAAATGGGCTTACCTGTTGAAAAGTTTATTGCAGCTACAAACGCTAATGATACCGTTCCCGAATTTTTAAAAACAGGCATCTATCAGCCAAAACCATCTGTGGCAACCTTGTCAAATGCCATGGACGTGGGCAACCCAAGCAATTGGGTGCGCATTGCCGATCTGTTTAAAACAGATATGGATGAGCTGAAGAAATTGGTGATTGGCTTCACTTACAACGACGATGAAACCATAAAAGCCATCAATTGGGTATTTGATACTTATAATTATGTGGTTTGTCCGCATACCGCTATTGCCTGGCAGGCCTTGACAGATTATCAGCATGATCACGCCAGTGCAGATACCGCAGGCGTATTTTTATCAACCGCTCACCCATGCAAATTTCCCGATGTTTTTAGCGCCGAAATAACTGCTAAAATTGATGTGCCCACTCAGGTAAAAGAATTGGAATCAAAAACCAAACTGGCCATAGCGATAAGTAAAGACTTCGAAGATTTTAAAGGCTATTTGCTGAACGCTAAATAA
- a CDS encoding homoserine kinase, which produces MEDNKTFETTKPSLAPPSGGGGGVHVFAPATVANVVCGFDVLGFAVNEPGDEVIMRMTNKPGITISKITGDEGRLPMDPAKNTVSVSVQHYLQSVGRTDVGLDIELHKKMPIGSGLGSSSASTVAGLFAIKTLLGDDSDPAKLLPFAMKGEEMACGHGHADNVAPALLGGFVLIRSYEPLDVVRLPHPAGLWCAIVFPDVDVPTREARQIIRKNIQMKDAVTQWGNIAGLVSGLFMNDIDLMGRSMKDVLVEPVRSMLIPDFYKMREMAMELGAVSFGISGSGPSVFAFTKDEDTAHRITQKLQHHLTGLKIGSNGYVSTINDAGPRVLG; this is translated from the coding sequence ATGGAAGATAATAAGACATTCGAAACAACTAAACCCTCTTTGGCACCCCCTTCAGGGGGCGGGGGGGGCGTTCACGTTTTTGCCCCGGCAACGGTTGCCAACGTAGTTTGCGGCTTTGATGTGCTGGGCTTTGCCGTTAACGAGCCCGGTGACGAAGTGATTATGCGGATGACCAATAAGCCAGGCATCACTATAAGCAAAATTACCGGCGATGAGGGGCGTTTGCCAATGGATCCCGCTAAAAATACGGTGAGTGTGAGCGTTCAGCATTATTTGCAAAGCGTTGGCCGTACCGATGTCGGATTGGATATTGAACTGCATAAAAAAATGCCGATAGGTAGCGGGTTGGGTTCAAGCTCGGCCAGTACGGTTGCCGGTTTGTTTGCTATTAAAACCTTGTTAGGCGATGATAGCGATCCTGCAAAATTGCTGCCATTTGCTATGAAGGGCGAAGAGATGGCTTGCGGCCATGGCCATGCGGATAATGTTGCCCCGGCATTGTTGGGCGGTTTTGTACTTATCCGCAGTTACGAACCTTTGGATGTAGTGCGTTTGCCGCATCCGGCAGGCTTGTGGTGTGCCATTGTGTTCCCTGATGTAGATGTACCAACAAGAGAAGCCCGCCAGATAATCCGCAAAAACATCCAGATGAAGGATGCCGTAACCCAATGGGGTAATATTGCAGGGCTGGTAAGCGGCTTGTTTATGAATGATATTGACCTGATGGGCCGCAGTATGAAGGATGTATTGGTTGAACCGGTACGTTCCATGCTGATACCTGATTTTTATAAAATGCGCGAAATGGCGATGGAATTAGGCGCGGTTAGCTTTGGTATCTCCGGCTCTGGCCCCTCTGTTTTTGCCTTCACAAAAGATGAGGATACAGCGCATCGGATAACCCAAAAATTGCAGCATCATTTAACCGGTTTAAAAATAGGCTCTAATGGCTACGTATCAACTATAAATGATGCCGGGCCGAGGGTGCTGGGATAA
- the thrA gene encoding bifunctional aspartate kinase/homoserine dehydrogenase I, protein MKVLKFGGTSVGSAASIQTLLNILKGEVKNEVKPVVVLSAMGGVTNLLASMAEDAANGKEFTAQLAELERRHFDVVKTLLDVQNQNPAFTRLKIHFNQLEELLQGVLTLRELTPKTRDQVLSFGERCSTIMVSKIAAQHFKDVLYVDAADVIKTDSAFGNAKVNTELTELLIKTLHQENKDKILFVTGFIAGNDAGQTTTLGRGGSDYTAAIFGAALNAKEIQIWTDVNGMMTADPRMVKKAFSLTELTYTEAMELSYFGAKVIYPPTMIPAFLKKIPIVIKNTFEPEFEGTVIRHDCKASSLPIKGISSINNISILNLEGSGMVGKSGFSGRLFSLLAREQINIILITQSSSEHSITFAVQPQDTEKAKQLIEQEFELELLAKKLEHLVIEKKLAILAVVGENMKQTPGMSGKLFHALGRNGVNVRAIAQGSSEYNISVIISAQDLSKALNAVHDAFFVQLTKTLHAFCLGTGNIGKTLFAQLNAHTDYLKGNNGIQVKVAGISNTRKMTFNSDGISLDTWQNDIEASPYSADLKEFIARMKAMNLPNCVFIDNTASPKPIEFYEDVFKANISVITCNKIGNSGSYTQYRTFKDTARRHGVDFFYETNVGAGLPIINTLKNLMNSGDRVQRIEAILSGTISFIFNNFKGDANFHDVVKEAQEKGYTEPDPRDDLSGKDFMRKMLILARDAGYAMEEADVDIESVLPKASLEAKSVDDFYATLKTEDAHFAKLKDQAEKDGKVLRYIGKLENGKVTITLQMVDENHPFYMLSGSDNIISFTTDRYKERPLVVKGPGAGAEVTAAGVFADLINLGAN, encoded by the coding sequence ATGAAAGTTTTAAAATTCGGCGGCACATCCGTAGGTTCCGCCGCAAGTATCCAAACGCTTTTAAACATATTAAAAGGCGAAGTGAAAAATGAAGTTAAGCCGGTTGTTGTATTATCGGCGATGGGCGGGGTAACCAACCTGCTGGCCTCGATGGCCGAAGATGCCGCCAATGGTAAAGAGTTTACCGCTCAACTGGCCGAACTGGAAAGACGTCACTTTGATGTAGTAAAAACACTGCTCGATGTGCAAAACCAAAACCCCGCCTTCACCCGTTTAAAAATTCACTTTAACCAGTTAGAGGAATTACTGCAGGGCGTATTAACACTACGCGAGCTTACCCCCAAAACCCGCGACCAGGTATTAAGCTTTGGCGAACGCTGCTCGACCATTATGGTGAGTAAAATTGCCGCCCAGCATTTTAAAGACGTATTGTATGTTGACGCTGCAGATGTAATTAAAACCGACAGCGCTTTTGGCAATGCCAAGGTAAATACAGAGCTGACAGAGCTGCTTATTAAAACGTTACACCAGGAAAATAAAGACAAAATATTGTTTGTTACCGGTTTTATTGCAGGCAACGATGCCGGCCAAACAACCACATTAGGCCGCGGCGGCTCTGATTACACAGCTGCTATTTTCGGCGCGGCGCTTAACGCCAAAGAGATCCAGATATGGACGGATGTAAACGGTATGATGACCGCTGATCCGCGCATGGTTAAAAAAGCATTTTCATTAACCGAGCTTACCTATACCGAAGCCATGGAGCTTTCTTACTTCGGTGCCAAAGTGATCTATCCGCCAACCATGATCCCGGCTTTCCTGAAAAAGATACCTATTGTTATCAAAAACACTTTCGAGCCGGAATTTGAAGGTACCGTGATCCGTCATGATTGTAAGGCGTCAAGCCTGCCTATCAAGGGCATTTCGTCTATAAACAATATCAGTATCCTTAATTTAGAGGGTAGCGGCATGGTTGGTAAATCGGGTTTTAGCGGTCGTTTATTCTCGTTGTTGGCCCGGGAGCAAATCAATATCATCTTGATTACCCAATCGTCGTCAGAGCACAGTATCACCTTTGCGGTACAACCACAGGATACCGAAAAGGCCAAACAACTGATAGAACAGGAGTTTGAACTGGAGCTGTTGGCCAAAAAGCTGGAACACCTGGTTATTGAAAAAAAACTGGCCATACTGGCCGTAGTTGGCGAAAACATGAAGCAAACGCCGGGCATGTCGGGCAAGTTGTTCCATGCACTGGGTCGTAACGGAGTTAACGTGAGGGCTATAGCCCAGGGTTCGTCGGAGTATAATATCTCGGTTATCATTTCGGCCCAGGATCTTTCAAAGGCCCTCAATGCAGTACATGATGCTTTCTTTGTACAGCTAACTAAAACGCTTCACGCTTTCTGTTTAGGCACCGGCAATATTGGTAAAACCTTGTTTGCCCAGCTAAATGCCCATACCGATTATCTGAAAGGTAATAACGGCATCCAGGTAAAAGTTGCCGGCATCAGCAATACCCGTAAAATGACTTTTAACAGCGATGGTATCTCTTTAGATACCTGGCAAAATGACATAGAGGCATCACCATACAGTGCCGACCTGAAAGAGTTTATTGCCAGGATGAAGGCCATGAACCTGCCCAACTGTGTGTTTATTGACAATACCGCCAGCCCTAAGCCAATTGAGTTTTATGAAGATGTTTTTAAAGCCAACATCTCGGTAATCACCTGTAATAAAATTGGTAACTCGGGCAGCTACACGCAATACCGCACATTTAAAGATACCGCCCGCCGCCATGGGGTCGATTTCTTTTACGAAACCAACGTTGGTGCAGGCCTGCCTATCATCAACACATTGAAAAACCTAATGAACAGCGGCGATAGGGTGCAGCGCATAGAAGCCATCCTATCAGGTACTATATCCTTCATTTTTAATAATTTTAAAGGCGATGCCAATTTCCATGATGTGGTAAAAGAAGCCCAGGAAAAAGGCTATACCGAACCAGATCCGCGCGACGATTTGAGCGGTAAGGATTTTATGCGCAAAATGCTCATCCTGGCCCGCGATGCCGGTTATGCAATGGAAGAAGCCGATGTTGATATTGAAAGCGTATTGCCGAAAGCCAGCCTTGAAGCAAAATCGGTAGATGATTTTTATGCTACCCTTAAAACAGAAGACGCCCACTTTGCAAAACTTAAAGACCAGGCCGAAAAAGACGGCAAGGTGTTACGTTACATAGGCAAGCTTGAAAATGGTAAAGTAACCATCACCCTGCAAATGGTTGATGAAAACCATCCGTTTTACATGCTATCGGGCAGCGATAACATTATATCGTTTACAACCGACAGGTACAAAGAACGCCCGCTGGTAGTAAAAGGCCCCGGCGCGGGTGCGGAAGTAACTGCTGCAGGTGTATTTGCTGATTTGATAAATTTGGGAGCGAATTAG
- the rsgA gene encoding ribosome small subunit-dependent GTPase A, translated as MQGLLIKSTGSWYQVQTPDGQRIDCRIKGKFRMQGITTTNPVAVGDVVEFEMEPEQESGVITKLHQRKNYIIRKAINLSKQAQIIAANLDQALLVVTLASPRTSLGFIDRFLVTAEAYDIPARLIFNKVDLFSDEGLEILADLKAVYEKIGYPCFEVSALEGTNIDKVQELLKDKVTLFSGHSGVGKSSLINALLPNLDLRTHMVSEWSDKGMHTTTFAEMFELPQGGFIIDTPGIRELGVIDIEKNELSHFFPEMRSRMNQCRFNNCRHINEPGCAVLEALEEGDIELSRYESYLSIYNGNDTRA; from the coding sequence ATGCAGGGATTACTCATAAAATCAACCGGAAGCTGGTACCAGGTGCAAACACCCGATGGCCAACGGATTGATTGCCGGATAAAAGGAAAATTCAGGATGCAAGGCATCACCACAACCAACCCCGTGGCCGTGGGCGATGTAGTGGAGTTTGAAATGGAACCCGAGCAGGAAAGCGGGGTAATTACCAAACTGCACCAGCGTAAAAACTATATTATCCGCAAGGCTATTAACCTGAGCAAGCAGGCCCAGATCATAGCTGCCAATCTTGACCAGGCGTTGTTGGTAGTTACTTTAGCTTCGCCACGCACTTCATTAGGTTTTATCGACCGTTTTTTGGTTACCGCCGAAGCTTATGATATCCCCGCCCGATTGATATTTAACAAAGTAGATTTGTTTAGCGACGAAGGCCTGGAAATACTGGCCGACCTGAAAGCCGTTTACGAAAAAATTGGATACCCCTGCTTTGAAGTATCGGCATTGGAGGGCACCAATATTGATAAAGTACAGGAACTTTTAAAAGATAAGGTAACGCTGTTTTCCGGCCACTCCGGCGTAGGTAAATCAAGCCTCATCAATGCCCTTTTGCCAAACCTTGACCTGCGTACCCACATGGTATCTGAGTGGAGCGACAAAGGCATGCACACCACAACCTTTGCCGAAATGTTTGAACTGCCACAGGGAGGTTTTATTATCGACACCCCCGGCATCCGTGAATTGGGTGTCATCGACATAGAAAAAAACGAACTAAGTCACTTTTTTCCAGAGATGCGCTCGCGCATGAACCAATGCCGCTTTAACAATTGCCGCCATATTAATGAACCCGGCTGCGCTGTGCTGGAAGCTTTGGAAGAGGGCGATATTGAATTATCGCGCTATGAAAGCTATTTGAGCATTTATAATGGGAATGATACCAGGGCTTAA